A window from Corynebacterium singulare encodes these proteins:
- a CDS encoding DUF6891 domain-containing protein: MTTQHPMFSSSFPPSDDLLVSGTLRNDISLHLCHGHSRRDIHNDFFELLDSPAEWEMVRKDPFPEDFDAIIDEVAAEYAQKVTEKSADAQRLENLRDELQQRDLVFSFDEGWDASEGAEYGAEKAEEDDAAGYVYCHMQDVDRLIHTGDLLFGFGTMKTDAELSTAEAVGERLVEALRASGFDPEWDGNPNARVLCQGLVVEFPLADDLTD; this comes from the coding sequence ATGACCACACAGCATCCAATGTTCTCCAGTTCGTTTCCGCCCTCCGATGATCTCTTGGTCTCCGGCACTCTGCGCAACGACATCTCGCTGCATTTGTGTCACGGCCACTCACGCCGGGACATTCACAACGACTTCTTCGAACTGCTCGATTCCCCAGCCGAGTGGGAGATGGTGCGCAAGGACCCGTTCCCCGAAGACTTCGATGCCATCATCGACGAGGTAGCCGCTGAGTACGCACAGAAAGTTACAGAAAAGTCTGCTGACGCACAGCGCCTCGAGAACCTCCGGGATGAACTCCAGCAACGCGACCTGGTCTTCAGCTTTGACGAGGGCTGGGATGCCTCCGAAGGAGCCGAGTACGGTGCTGAAAAGGCGGAAGAAGATGATGCCGCGGGCTATGTTTATTGCCACATGCAGGACGTCGACCGGTTGATTCATACCGGTGACCTCCTGTTCGGCTTTGGCACCATGAAAACCGATGCCGAACTCAGCACGGCCGAGGCCGTGGGTGAGCGGCTCGTCGAAGCACTACGTGCCAGTGGTTTTGACCCTGAGTGGGACGGCAACCCCAACGCGCGTGTCCTGTGCCAAGGCCTCGTTGTCGAATTCCCCCTCGCGGACGACCTCACCGACTAA
- a CDS encoding TDT family transporter translates to MLKIQDEIDLPPLGPAWAGSLMGLSISSTLINIHLTPVVGRLPAAFMLGIATSLALALLIGFLRNRVPGFHSTVMPSWGMASMGILALGSAYSGVFTAWTIHALCWGVGTVLGVVTCLRFLHFLIVTRPSGPAFTWGLPLVAPMVAATSSAQLTPHAGEWASVVHGIGVACFVLAWTTAIPTFVFVYLRTFPKLPTSFAATAWIPLGLVGQSTAAAQLLAGDKLLDGDQWHLRAAVYGAAMLSLGVPLAVYAVTKHWGAVLGSTPMSYNPSWWASTFPVGTCCLGTHALSTQGTMLSWNVEWLDTVSAALLILLLVHIAWATFGAVAITWGRARSSSS, encoded by the coding sequence ATGTTAAAAATTCAAGATGAGATAGATCTCCCACCTCTAGGCCCTGCCTGGGCTGGCTCACTCATGGGTCTATCGATCTCATCGACCCTTATCAACATTCATCTGACGCCAGTTGTGGGTAGGCTGCCCGCCGCATTCATGCTTGGGATTGCAACCTCTCTAGCCCTAGCGCTCCTGATCGGCTTCTTGAGAAACCGCGTTCCTGGATTTCACTCCACTGTAATGCCATCGTGGGGTATGGCTTCAATGGGCATCCTCGCCTTGGGGAGCGCATACTCCGGTGTTTTCACTGCTTGGACAATCCATGCGCTGTGCTGGGGAGTAGGAACAGTCCTTGGCGTCGTTACCTGCCTTCGATTTCTCCATTTCCTTATCGTCACACGCCCCTCTGGGCCGGCATTCACCTGGGGATTGCCCCTCGTAGCACCCATGGTGGCCGCTACGTCCTCAGCGCAATTGACACCACATGCTGGCGAGTGGGCTTCGGTAGTCCACGGTATCGGTGTGGCCTGCTTTGTGCTGGCATGGACTACCGCGATACCCACGTTTGTCTTCGTCTACCTGCGCACTTTTCCCAAGCTTCCCACCAGCTTCGCCGCCACTGCTTGGATCCCACTCGGCCTGGTTGGCCAGTCCACCGCAGCCGCGCAGCTACTCGCTGGTGACAAATTGCTCGACGGAGATCAATGGCATCTTCGAGCTGCGGTCTACGGCGCCGCGATGCTCAGCCTCGGTGTCCCGTTAGCTGTCTATGCCGTCACCAAACACTGGGGGGCAGTCTTGGGCAGCACTCCAATGTCCTACAACCCTTCGTGGTGGGCCAGTACTTTTCCTGTAGGCACGTGTTGCCTCGGTACTCATGCCTTGTCTACGCAGGGCACTATGCTGTCGTGGAATGTGGAATGGTTAGATACTGTCAGCGCCGCCCTGCTTATTCTTCTTCTTGTGCACATCGCTTGGGCGACTTTCGGTGCTGTCGCAATAACTTGGGGGAGGGCTCGCAGTTCATCCAGTTAA
- a CDS encoding LysR family transcriptional regulator translates to MRNNDSDEFFPVRRGYVPDALTVDAVLAVVRYGGMNKAAHHLGVSQQVVSTRISKLEMRLGQRIFWRGAAGSFTTEAGSRIVRVLEGLHGALDECARGLEIAVGGSPTEEVKLVVSHTIAEVDYPRWAAAYQRAYPHTHLHMRQLNSREAQNHVVQGHAELAIVEGNWVAHELHQRVVGHDELVVVVPAAHRWADTKNPRQPSGTEVSTSAPEIAAVTKEELQSTPLVLREHGSGTREVVADVLGMLASPAGEFGSLGAQRTAIGALGAPGIIARRAVASQLETGEYVEVPVAGISFDRPLRVVWSSQNRLSDPAHQFLRFLVDYADAGRA, encoded by the coding sequence ATGCGAAATAACGATAGTGATGAATTTTTTCCAGTTCGACGCGGCTACGTTCCCGACGCTCTAACAGTTGATGCGGTGCTTGCCGTTGTTCGGTATGGGGGTATGAATAAGGCCGCTCATCACTTGGGAGTCTCCCAACAAGTGGTAAGCACGCGTATTTCGAAACTTGAAATGCGATTAGGTCAACGCATTTTTTGGCGCGGAGCGGCGGGTAGCTTCACCACAGAGGCGGGGAGCCGGATCGTTCGCGTGCTCGAAGGTCTGCACGGTGCCCTAGACGAATGCGCGAGGGGTCTCGAAATTGCTGTAGGAGGAAGTCCCACCGAGGAAGTCAAACTGGTGGTTTCTCATACGATCGCCGAAGTGGACTATCCTCGCTGGGCTGCGGCCTATCAGCGTGCTTACCCGCATACCCATTTGCACATGCGTCAGCTCAACAGCCGGGAGGCGCAGAATCATGTTGTTCAAGGACATGCGGAACTAGCCATTGTTGAAGGCAACTGGGTAGCGCACGAGCTGCATCAGCGTGTAGTCGGGCACGATGAGTTGGTGGTGGTTGTCCCCGCAGCGCATCGCTGGGCTGACACGAAAAATCCCCGTCAACCAAGCGGTACTGAAGTTTCCACATCGGCTCCTGAAATAGCGGCGGTGACTAAAGAGGAGTTGCAATCTACGCCTCTGGTTTTGCGTGAGCATGGAAGTGGTACGCGCGAAGTTGTAGCCGATGTTCTGGGGATGCTCGCCTCGCCTGCGGGAGAGTTTGGTTCTCTGGGTGCGCAACGTACTGCCATAGGTGCTTTAGGAGCTCCTGGAATAATTGCGCGACGTGCGGTGGCGTCCCAGCTGGAAACGGGTGAGTATGTCGAAGTACCGGTGGCTGGTATTAGTTTTGACCGTCCGCTACGAGTCGTGTGGAGCTCGCAGAACCGACTTTCCGATCCTGCTCATCAGTTCCTGCGCTTTCTCGTGGACTACGCGGATGCGGGGAGGGCATAG
- the trhA gene encoding PAQR family membrane homeostasis protein TrhA: protein MADRGPRPLTRGWGHFFAAILSLIASTVLITFAWMTLPWWQGLAVTVYGVGVVGLFGVSALYHRWPWVSMRAVQWWRRADHATISVFIAATYTPLCAIVLDPTQALWMLSAAWVGAIMGVVLNLVWINHPRWLDVVVYLVLGWLILPLLPNLWESAGPAVVWLLFAGGVVYSLGALVYGFKWPGRNARWYGYHEHFHTATIAAAVVHMVAIWMVVAG, encoded by the coding sequence ATGGCAGACCGCGGACCGCGCCCCCTCACGCGCGGCTGGGGGCACTTCTTTGCGGCTATCCTTTCGCTCATTGCGTCGACGGTCCTTATTACCTTTGCGTGGATGACGCTTCCGTGGTGGCAGGGCCTTGCGGTAACGGTGTACGGCGTCGGCGTGGTGGGGCTCTTCGGGGTCTCGGCGCTGTATCACCGCTGGCCGTGGGTATCCATGCGCGCGGTGCAATGGTGGCGGCGGGCAGATCACGCGACGATTTCGGTGTTCATCGCGGCGACTTACACGCCTTTGTGTGCCATTGTTCTGGACCCCACGCAGGCGCTGTGGATGCTGAGTGCGGCGTGGGTGGGAGCCATCATGGGGGTTGTCCTGAATCTGGTGTGGATTAACCACCCACGCTGGCTGGATGTGGTGGTGTATCTCGTGCTGGGCTGGCTTATTTTGCCGCTGCTGCCGAACCTGTGGGAATCCGCCGGGCCAGCCGTGGTGTGGCTGCTCTTTGCCGGTGGGGTGGTCTATTCACTGGGAGCCTTGGTGTACGGCTTCAAGTGGCCGGGGCGCAATGCGCGGTGGTATGGCTACCACGAGCATTTCCACACCGCGACGATTGCCGCGGCGGTGGTGCACATGGTAGCCATTTGGATGGTTGTTGCGGGCTAG